One part of the Bacillus sp. FJAT-45350 genome encodes these proteins:
- a CDS encoding glycoside hydrolase domain-containing protein: MPRTLWGVDSAAAVSEDLYNCVIENFGKPEYWGRYLTTVPNVSDGITSDEVARLRGNGIRILPIYNVFREAVGYRQGKITANNSVFQARRLGIPTGSVIFANVEHFFNVDEGWIRGWVDAFYPSGYLPGFYHDPVQGNFSSAFCEAVENNEQVRIQSILWSAEPEPGTTSKQNRPRRFAPASVQCEANVWGWQYGRDAEQCPIDTNLITQQMYDVLW, from the coding sequence ATGCCTAGAACACTTTGGGGTGTCGACTCAGCTGCTGCTGTTAGTGAAGACCTATATAATTGTGTAATTGAAAATTTCGGAAAGCCTGAATATTGGGGGAGATACTTAACAACAGTTCCTAATGTCAGCGACGGTATTACAAGTGATGAGGTTGCTCGTTTAAGAGGGAATGGAATTAGGATTCTCCCGATTTATAATGTATTTCGTGAAGCTGTTGGCTATCGACAAGGAAAAATCACTGCTAACAATTCAGTCTTTCAAGCAAGACGCTTAGGGATACCAACTGGCTCAGTTATTTTTGCTAATGTCGAACACTTTTTTAATGTAGATGAGGGATGGATTCGTGGCTGGGTCGATGCATTTTATCCGAGTGGGTATTTACCAGGTTTCTATCATGACCCTGTACAAGGAAATTTTAGCAGTGCCTTTTGTGAAGCCGTTGAAAACAATGAACAAGTTAGAATACAATCTATTCTCTGGAGTGCGGAACCAGAACCAGGCACAACCTCTAAGCAGAATAGACCAAGACGCTTTGCACCAGCATCTGTGCAATGTGAAGCAAATGTGTGGGGCTGGCAATATGGAAGAGATGCTGAACAATGTCCAATTGACACAAATTTAATTACCCAACAGATGTATGATGTTCTATGGTAA
- a CDS encoding GNAT family N-acetyltransferase has translation MKIEIVTNEKQRKDAYQVRTIVFVEEQKVPVELEIDEHEEEATHFVVYDGEKPIGAGRFRSVDGYGKVERICILKEYRGRNVGKDLMIKIEEVAQQEGFKALKLNAQIQAETFYKNLGYVTYSDEFLDAGIPHVSMKKELN, from the coding sequence ATGAAGATTGAAATTGTAACAAATGAAAAACAACGAAAAGATGCTTATCAAGTAAGAACAATTGTTTTTGTAGAGGAACAAAAGGTTCCAGTTGAATTAGAAATTGATGAACATGAAGAAGAAGCAACACATTTTGTCGTATATGACGGAGAAAAACCAATAGGCGCGGGAAGATTCCGTTCTGTCGATGGGTATGGTAAAGTAGAACGTATTTGTATATTAAAAGAATACCGTGGACGTAATGTAGGAAAAGATTTAATGATAAAAATTGAAGAAGTAGCACAACAAGAAGGATTCAAAGCATTGAAGCTCAATGCTCAAATACAAGCAGAAACATTTTATAAAAACCTAGGATATGTTACATATTCAGATGAATTTCTAGATGCAGGTATTCCTCATGTATCAATGAAAAAAGAATTAAATTAG
- a CDS encoding cytosolic protein, translating into MDRREEYTDFSNVETQRNFLTVEDLPEGSYGSPRNKEKPVENKETPWKEGQRYYSAFNYEFKNLHQDMPRQFPGAHPTHDDKEKNEETPYNRDQ; encoded by the coding sequence TTGGATCGACGAGAGGAATATACTGACTTTTCAAATGTGGAAACCCAACGAAATTTTTTAACAGTCGAGGATTTGCCTGAAGGTTCTTATGGTTCACCAAGAAATAAAGAAAAACCAGTAGAAAACAAAGAAACTCCTTGGAAAGAAGGACAGCGTTACTATAGCGCATTTAATTATGAGTTTAAAAACTTACACCAAGACATGCCTCGACAATTCCCTGGCGCGCATCCGACTCATGATGATAAAGAGAAAAATGAAGAAACACCTTATAACCGTGACCAATAA
- the mscL gene encoding large conductance mechanosensitive channel protein MscL, with the protein MMEEFKEFAMRGNVIDMSVGVIIGTTFGKIVQSFVDDVLMPPIGLLIGRVDFSNLYLSLTSDHYQSLSEAKAAGAPTLNYGIFLNHLIHFTIVAFVLFLFVRQMNRWRRPDEDPLMNMKTKLCPRCFSSIQFKAKRCPHCTSILDETILEEPVQKEKEEVEHSTVVKLRARR; encoded by the coding sequence ATTATGGAAGAATTCAAAGAGTTTGCAATGCGCGGAAACGTCATTGATATGAGTGTTGGGGTGATTATTGGAACTACCTTTGGTAAAATCGTTCAATCATTTGTCGATGATGTACTAATGCCACCAATCGGATTATTAATAGGTAGGGTTGACTTTTCTAATCTGTATTTATCACTTACCTCTGACCATTATCAATCATTGTCTGAAGCAAAAGCTGCAGGTGCACCAACGTTAAACTATGGGATTTTCTTAAATCATCTCATTCATTTTACAATTGTCGCTTTTGTTCTATTTTTATTCGTTCGTCAAATGAATCGTTGGAGACGACCAGATGAAGACCCGTTAATGAATATGAAGACAAAGCTCTGTCCCCGCTGTTTTTCTAGTATTCAATTTAAAGCTAAACGCTGTCCACATTGTACTTCTATCTTAGATGAAACGATTTTAGAAGAACCTGTACAAAAAGAAAAAGAGGAAGTTGAACACAGTACTGTTGTCAAACTGAGAGCACGACGTTAA
- a CDS encoding DUF1540 domain-containing protein: protein MAKDVLCEVSNCKFWAQGNQCSADEIYVVSHKGEQAAKQEETDCKTFDPAGL from the coding sequence ATGGCAAAGGACGTATTATGTGAAGTAAGTAACTGTAAATTCTGGGCACAAGGAAACCAGTGTTCCGCTGATGAAATTTACGTGGTCAGTCATAAAGGTGAACAAGCTGCAAAGCAAGAGGAGACTGACTGTAAAACATTCGACCCTGCTGGATTGTAA
- a CDS encoding alpha/beta hydrolase, with translation MVKRLYGKRLEESLFSKHLQENVSILLYLPPNYSPLYTYDLLIAQDGDDYFRLGRIATQAEELIVEDEIKDIIIVGIPYPSVEERRERYHPKGSKHKQYLRFLAEELLPYLDQEFHTHQLAAGRTLIGDSLGATVSFYTTIAYPNSFGQLIMQSPYVNDDFITNGEKINPALSIYHVIGTGETEVKTTNNKTKDFLSPNRKLKEVLSKQSHSYFYNEFEGDHTWLYWQQDLKAALKMMFNDNS, from the coding sequence ATGGTAAAGCGTCTTTATGGAAAGAGGTTGGAAGAATCATTATTCAGTAAACATTTACAAGAAAACGTATCAATACTACTTTATCTACCACCAAATTACTCACCACTTTATACATATGATTTATTAATTGCACAAGATGGTGATGATTACTTTCGCTTAGGTAGAATTGCAACTCAAGCTGAAGAGTTAATTGTAGAAGATGAAATCAAAGATATTATTATTGTAGGAATTCCATATCCTTCTGTTGAAGAAAGACGAGAAAGATACCATCCTAAGGGGAGTAAGCATAAGCAATACTTACGTTTTTTAGCTGAGGAACTACTCCCTTATCTTGACCAAGAATTTCACACACATCAGCTCGCGGCTGGACGAACATTAATTGGAGATTCTTTGGGTGCAACGGTTTCTTTTTATACTACTATTGCCTATCCAAATAGCTTTGGCCAATTAATAATGCAATCACCTTATGTCAATGATGATTTCATTACTAATGGCGAAAAAATTAATCCAGCCTTATCGATTTACCATGTCATTGGTACTGGTGAAACTGAAGTGAAGACGACCAATAACAAAACAAAGGATTTCCTTTCCCCAAACCGCAAGCTAAAAGAGGTCCTTTCCAAACAGTCTCATTCATACTTCTATAATGAATTTGAAGGAGACCATACATGGCTTTATTGGCAACAGGACTTGAAAGCAGCATTAAAAATGATGTTTAATGATAACAGCTAA
- a CDS encoding phosphatidylglycerophosphatase A family protein: MKIPVPCDIVEAEARRLLKERGVEIEDIANIVYELQIKYNPELQLEDCIVSTDAVLCKREIQHAILVGVELDKLAEQGKLSEPLQSLITSDEGLFGVDETIALGSVFGFGSIAVTTFGYLDKAKVGIIDELDKRKSETHTFLDDLVSSIAASAAARLAHRLRDRAENRRMEDIKRREEEDLIG, from the coding sequence ATGAAAATACCAGTACCATGCGACATAGTAGAAGCAGAGGCAAGAAGGTTACTTAAAGAGCGTGGGGTTGAAATTGAGGACATTGCAAACATTGTCTATGAACTTCAAATAAAGTACAACCCAGAATTACAACTTGAGGATTGTATCGTTAGTACAGATGCAGTTCTATGTAAACGTGAAATTCAACATGCCATTTTAGTAGGTGTTGAGTTGGACAAGTTAGCAGAACAAGGAAAATTGTCAGAACCATTGCAATCATTAATAACTTCTGACGAAGGATTATTTGGAGTCGACGAAACGATTGCTCTTGGTTCAGTATTTGGATTTGGAAGTATTGCCGTAACAACATTCGGATACTTGGATAAAGCCAAAGTAGGAATAATTGATGAATTAGATAAAAGAAAAAGTGAAACTCATACATTTTTAGATGACCTTGTATCTAGTATTGCGGCAAGTGCAGCTGCAAGATTAGCTCACAGATTGCGTGATAGAGCGGAAAATCGTCGTATGGAAGATATTAAAAGGCGTGAAGAAGAAGATTTAATTGGATAA
- a CDS encoding potassium channel family protein, with protein sequence MKKQFAVIGLGRFGSSVCKELYKLGHEVLAIDNNPDKVHTSTKYSTHSVIANGTDESALISLGIRNIDYVIVAIGDNIQSSILCTLLLKELGVKKVWVKAQNYYHHRVLEKIGADRIVHPEQDMGIRIAQHLVSEKIIDYIELSEDYSIVELIATDKVCNRSLLELDIRAKYGCTILAIKRGKEINISPFPSDLIFMNDILIVIGNKSDLKRFEEEGM encoded by the coding sequence ATGAAAAAACAATTTGCTGTTATTGGTCTAGGTCGATTTGGTAGTAGTGTCTGTAAAGAATTATACAAATTAGGCCACGAAGTATTGGCTATCGATAATAATCCAGATAAAGTTCATACATCGACTAAATATTCAACCCACAGTGTGATTGCAAATGGTACTGATGAGTCAGCTCTTATCTCATTAGGGATTCGAAATATTGACTATGTCATTGTCGCTATAGGCGATAATATTCAATCAAGTATTTTGTGTACCCTTCTATTAAAGGAGTTAGGAGTTAAAAAGGTGTGGGTGAAAGCACAAAATTACTATCATCACCGAGTACTTGAAAAAATAGGGGCTGATCGAATTGTTCATCCTGAACAAGACATGGGGATTCGAATAGCACAGCATCTCGTCTCTGAGAAAATCATTGATTATATTGAGCTTTCAGAAGACTATAGTATCGTTGAATTAATTGCCACAGATAAAGTTTGCAATCGCTCACTACTCGAACTTGATATCCGTGCCAAATATGGCTGTACTATATTAGCGATTAAACGTGGAAAGGAAATTAATATTTCCCCCTTTCCTTCAGATCTCATCTTTATGAACGACATCTTAATTGTTATAGGTAATAAAAGTGATTTAAAACGGTTTGAAGAGGAAGGAATGTAA
- the fumC gene encoding class II fumarate hydratase codes for MNVRIERDTLGEIEVPADKWWGAQTQRSLQNFKIGTEKMPKEVIQAFCLLKKACATSNERLNNLEKEKANAIAEAVDEILSGCHDDQFPLVVWQTGSGTQSNMNVNEVLAFRANEILSAKGSQTRVHPNDDINRSQSSNDTFPTAMHIAAILKVENALYPAITILKETLKQKIKEFDSIIKIGRTHLQDATPLTLGQEISGWHRMLEKTEEMIQNSLIHVRELAIGGTAVGTGINAHPQFGEAVAKELSTLTGKTFVSAKNKFHALTSHDELVHVHGALKALAADLMKIANDVRWLASGPRSGIGEITIPANEPGSSIMPGKVNPTQSEAVTMVCSQVFGNDATIGFAASQGNFELNVFKPVIIYNFLQSVTLLSDCIVSFNDNCAIGIEANEEVISQYVTNSLMLVTALNPHIGYENAAKIAKKAHEEGTTLKEATLSLGLLTEAQFDDIVKPENMTK; via the coding sequence ATGAATGTACGCATAGAAAGAGATACATTAGGAGAAATAGAGGTTCCTGCAGATAAATGGTGGGGTGCGCAAACACAACGGAGCCTTCAAAACTTTAAAATCGGGACAGAAAAGATGCCTAAAGAGGTTATTCAGGCATTTTGTTTACTTAAGAAAGCATGTGCAACGAGCAATGAACGGTTAAATAATCTTGAAAAAGAAAAAGCAAATGCAATTGCAGAAGCTGTTGATGAAATATTAAGTGGATGCCATGATGACCAATTCCCTCTTGTCGTTTGGCAAACTGGTAGCGGAACGCAATCAAATATGAATGTAAATGAGGTTCTTGCCTTTCGTGCTAATGAAATTTTATCAGCTAAAGGAAGTCAAACACGAGTTCATCCAAATGATGATATTAATCGCTCACAAAGCTCAAATGACACATTTCCAACTGCGATGCATATTGCTGCAATTTTAAAGGTTGAAAATGCTCTTTACCCAGCTATTACTATATTAAAGGAAACTCTCAAACAGAAAATTAAGGAATTTGACTCAATTATTAAAATTGGTAGAACACACTTACAAGATGCAACTCCTCTAACACTCGGACAAGAAATTAGTGGATGGCATCGAATGCTCGAGAAAACAGAAGAAATGATCCAGAACAGTCTTATCCATGTTAGAGAATTGGCGATTGGTGGAACTGCCGTAGGTACGGGTATTAATGCGCACCCACAGTTTGGAGAAGCAGTAGCTAAAGAGCTAAGCACTTTAACTGGTAAGACATTTGTTTCAGCAAAAAATAAATTCCATGCTTTAACAAGCCATGACGAATTGGTTCATGTACACGGAGCTTTAAAAGCATTAGCAGCTGATTTAATGAAAATTGCCAATGATGTTCGTTGGTTAGCAAGTGGACCACGTTCTGGAATTGGAGAAATTACAATACCAGCCAATGAGCCTGGGAGCTCAATTATGCCTGGGAAAGTCAATCCAACACAAAGTGAAGCAGTGACAATGGTTTGTTCACAAGTATTTGGTAACGATGCGACAATCGGTTTTGCAGCAAGTCAAGGAAATTTTGAGTTAAATGTATTTAAGCCAGTTATCATTTATAACTTCTTACAGTCTGTTACACTACTTTCTGATTGTATCGTTTCTTTCAATGATAACTGTGCTATTGGGATTGAAGCTAATGAAGAGGTCATCTCACAGTACGTAACAAACTCATTAATGCTTGTTACAGCATTAAATCCACATATCGGCTATGAAAATGCAGCTAAAATTGCAAAAAAGGCACATGAGGAAGGGACTACATTAAAGGAAGCAACGCTCTCTCTAGGATTATTAACAGAAGCTCAATTTGACGACATTGTAAAGCCTGAAAACATGACTAAATAA
- a CDS encoding DMT family transporter: protein MDKKIAYTLILLGATLWGIIGVFVTYLYELGFTPTQVVAVRVATAAIFLLIYVLFKNRKLLKIKITDSKYFVGTGIISIVFFNLCFFSAIQETSISIAAILLYTAPAFVTIFSRILFKESLTPQKITALLITTIGCALVIGIFPNNSESITLLGLILGLGSGLFYALYSIFGKFALNKYDSLTVTVYTFIFATISIVPFSGIWSYGHLFLDLKVWIFIIGLGFLSTMLAFILYTKGLSSVESSRASIIATVEPVVAALMSFLIFQEMLTFWQYVGIALVIIAVITVQEKRTEEKGRQHSTSLTN, encoded by the coding sequence ATGGACAAAAAAATCGCCTATACACTTATCCTATTGGGAGCCACTTTATGGGGGATTATTGGGGTTTTTGTTACATACCTTTATGAGCTAGGCTTTACCCCCACTCAGGTTGTTGCAGTCCGAGTAGCAACAGCAGCTATCTTCCTATTGATTTATGTGCTCTTTAAAAACAGAAAACTGCTAAAAATAAAAATAACAGATAGTAAATATTTTGTAGGGACAGGGATTATAAGTATTGTATTTTTTAACTTGTGTTTCTTCAGTGCGATACAGGAAACCTCAATATCTATTGCCGCAATCTTACTTTACACAGCGCCTGCTTTTGTTACTATTTTTTCAAGAATATTATTTAAAGAATCCCTTACTCCACAAAAGATAACAGCCTTACTCATTACGACAATAGGTTGTGCATTAGTTATAGGAATTTTTCCTAACAATAGTGAATCTATTACTCTCCTTGGGTTAATCTTAGGCTTAGGATCTGGACTTTTCTATGCTCTTTATAGCATATTCGGTAAGTTTGCTTTGAACAAATATGACTCGTTAACTGTTACTGTGTATACATTTATATTCGCTACAATTTCCATAGTCCCGTTCAGCGGAATATGGTCTTATGGACATTTATTTCTTGATTTAAAAGTTTGGATTTTCATTATTGGATTAGGATTTCTATCAACAATGCTCGCTTTCATTCTCTATACAAAGGGTTTAAGTTCGGTTGAATCAAGTAGAGCATCAATCATTGCAACAGTAGAGCCAGTAGTTGCAGCACTAATGAGCTTCTTAATCTTTCAAGAAATGCTAACATTTTGGCAATATGTTGGTATTGCTTTAGTAATAATCGCTGTAATTACTGTTCAAGAAAAAAGAACAGAAGAAAAAGGCCGTCAACATTCGACCAGCCTTACAAATTAA
- a CDS encoding YtxH domain-containing protein → MDNQKELMVGAVVGGVVGAATALLTTPKSGQELRADISNRVEEGMNKTEELTVFLKEKITELSALVSKSSGEISETALEQIENVLAEAKEALEVIQNREDVKVEDFRDVIKEIMEEEMKAGKEINNIVREEMKSFQERLNEDIVELKEKIK, encoded by the coding sequence ATGGATAATCAAAAGGAATTAATGGTCGGAGCAGTTGTAGGTGGTGTCGTTGGAGCAGCTACAGCATTATTAACGACTCCAAAATCTGGACAAGAGTTAAGAGCAGATATCAGTAACAGAGTGGAAGAAGGGATGAATAAAACAGAAGAGTTAACAGTTTTTCTAAAAGAAAAAATAACTGAGTTATCAGCATTAGTTAGTAAAAGCTCAGGAGAAATATCAGAGACAGCCCTAGAACAAATTGAAAATGTTTTAGCAGAAGCCAAGGAAGCACTTGAAGTTATTCAAAACAGGGAAGATGTCAAAGTAGAGGATTTTAGGGATGTTATTAAAGAAATCATGGAAGAAGAAATGAAAGCAGGTAAGGAAATAAATAATATTGTAAGAGAAGAAATGAAAAGCTTTCAAGAAAGGCTAAACGAAGATATAGTTGAGTTAAAAGAGAAAATTAAATAG
- the msrB gene encoding peptide-methionine (R)-S-oxide reductase MsrB, which translates to MKKDQAELKKNLSPMQYEVTQNSGTEPPFQNEFWNHKEEGLYVDIVSGEPLFTSHEKYDAGCGWPSFTAPVKEEQIVEKRDHSHLMVRTEVRSKEGDSHLGHVFNDGPGPTGLRYCINSAALRFIPKSELEKEGYEKFLHLFE; encoded by the coding sequence ATGAAAAAAGATCAAGCCGAGCTAAAGAAGAACCTTTCACCTATGCAGTATGAGGTTACTCAAAATAGTGGAACTGAGCCACCATTTCAAAATGAGTTCTGGAATCATAAAGAGGAAGGACTTTATGTCGATATCGTCTCTGGGGAACCGTTATTTACATCACATGAAAAATACGATGCTGGATGTGGATGGCCAAGCTTTACAGCCCCTGTAAAAGAAGAACAAATCGTTGAGAAAAGGGACCACAGTCATTTAATGGTTCGTACTGAAGTAAGGAGTAAAGAAGGTGATTCACATCTAGGACATGTTTTTAACGACGGGCCTGGACCTACAGGGTTACGTTATTGCATAAATTCAGCGGCACTTCGTTTTATTCCTAAGAGTGAATTAGAAAAAGAAGGATACGAAAAATTCTTACACCTATTTGAATAA
- a CDS encoding conserved virulence factor C family protein, with amino-acid sequence MKLISIEPTPSPNSMKINLSESLPSGESKNFKKEQKAEAPAQLKKLLDIDGVTGVFHVANFIAVERHPKKDWQEILQHVRQVFGEESFENGKNASEQPDDSFGEAKVLLQVFRGIPMQIKVETGGEETRFGLAERFTMAAMKAESASDNLVMERQWKEYGVRYGDIEEIGKEVEEELEAAYDQSRLDRLVNEAFNKNAGEQEQVKTISSQEVKEALQNSDWKVRFAALEKLNPKEEDIELLGSVLKDDKASIRRLATVYLGMIEIEDVLPYIYQALKDSSVTVRRTAGDCLSDLGFSKAIPAMIEALNDKNKLVRWRAAMFLYELGDETAIEALRAAEDDPEFEVSLQVRMALKRIESGEEAAGSVWQQMTNARKNES; translated from the coding sequence ATGAAGTTAATATCAATAGAACCAACACCGAGTCCAAATTCAATGAAAATAAATTTAAGTGAAAGTCTGCCATCCGGTGAGAGTAAAAATTTTAAAAAAGAACAGAAAGCAGAAGCACCAGCACAGTTAAAAAAGTTACTTGATATCGATGGTGTAACAGGTGTTTTCCATGTTGCTAATTTTATCGCAGTGGAAAGACATCCGAAAAAAGATTGGCAAGAAATTCTGCAACATGTCCGTCAAGTTTTTGGAGAGGAATCATTTGAAAATGGTAAAAATGCTAGTGAACAACCAGATGATTCTTTTGGTGAAGCAAAGGTACTTCTACAGGTATTTAGAGGAATTCCAATGCAAATTAAGGTTGAAACTGGTGGAGAAGAAACTCGTTTTGGTTTGGCAGAACGATTTACAATGGCAGCAATGAAGGCAGAGTCTGCATCAGATAATTTAGTGATGGAAAGACAATGGAAAGAATATGGTGTCCGATATGGTGATATAGAAGAAATAGGAAAAGAAGTGGAAGAAGAATTGGAAGCTGCTTATGACCAAAGCCGCTTGGATAGATTGGTAAATGAAGCTTTTAATAAGAATGCTGGTGAACAGGAACAAGTAAAGACAATTTCATCTCAAGAGGTGAAAGAAGCTCTACAGAATTCTGATTGGAAAGTACGTTTTGCTGCACTAGAAAAATTAAACCCTAAAGAAGAAGATATAGAATTATTGGGCTCTGTATTAAAGGATGATAAGGCGTCTATCCGTAGACTTGCAACAGTATACCTTGGAATGATTGAAATAGAGGACGTTCTTCCGTATATTTATCAAGCATTAAAAGATTCATCAGTTACTGTTAGACGTACAGCGGGCGACTGTTTATCTGATCTTGGTTTTTCAAAAGCAATACCAGCTATGATTGAAGCATTAAACGATAAAAATAAGCTTGTACGTTGGAGAGCAGCGATGTTCTTATATGAACTAGGGGATGAGACTGCAATCGAAGCGTTAAGAGCTGCTGAAGATGACCCAGAGTTTGAAGTAAGCTTACAAGTGAGAATGGCTTTAAAACGAATTGAGAGTGGTGAAGAAGCAGCTGGTTCTGTCTGGCAGCAAATGACTAATGCTCGTAAGAATGAATCTTAG
- a CDS encoding cold-shock protein: MLQGTVKWFNAEKGFGFIEREDGDDVFVHFSAIQSEGFKSLDEGQAVTFEIVEGNRGEQAANVQKA; the protein is encoded by the coding sequence ATGTTACAAGGTACAGTAAAATGGTTTAATGCAGAAAAAGGTTTTGGTTTCATCGAGCGCGAAGACGGAGACGATGTATTCGTACATTTCTCAGCTATCCAAAGCGAAGGATTCAAAAGCTTAGACGAAGGTCAAGCTGTAACTTTCGAAATCGTTGAAGGTAACCGTGGCGAGCAAGCTGCTAACGTTCAAAAAGCATAA
- a CDS encoding DUF1128 domain-containing protein gives MDLSVKKYENMEFMIEEIKKKLQVVNSGVILAEYFTLENYEDIHDIYEMVNRKASVSVSEIEAIISELGKLRK, from the coding sequence TTGGACTTATCTGTAAAAAAATATGAGAATATGGAATTTATGATTGAAGAAATTAAAAAGAAACTACAAGTTGTTAACTCCGGAGTGATTTTAGCTGAATATTTCACATTAGAAAACTATGAGGATATACATGATATTTATGAAATGGTAAACAGAAAAGCATCGGTTAGTGTTAGTGAAATTGAAGCAATTATTTCTGAATTAGGAAAACTTCGTAAGTAG